A section of the Oreochromis niloticus isolate F11D_XX linkage group LG9, O_niloticus_UMD_NMBU, whole genome shotgun sequence genome encodes:
- the LOC109194367 gene encoding myelin-associated glycoprotein-like, producing METVSILLIVLFVSGALTDCPGETALFITAPKKLEALSGSCLQIPCSFRPKEEQKFITTRKTFGVWIKNDSRFGKNPNNVIFNSSGAVSIYPMSITGNLSQRDCTTLFTNLTTNYTDTYFFRVESETFNATASCDPLQITVRDSPWRPNITIPGDLKEKESVNITCSALTPCPHSPPQLTWNLTQDSHNKIEENTDGSFTTKIQQTITLSDTHDGKKISCSARYPVNQGKDTKTAETEETLSVSYAPKDTSASISPSGLVSAGSWVKLTCSSRAKPPVSSFTWFKKSRDGAVKVSEGEIYSFNVTDGGVYYCVATNDLGNQTSGVINVTVGGKDKC from the exons ATGGAGACAGTCAGCATCTTACTGATTGTCCTGTTTGTTTCAG GTGCTTTGACTGATTGTCCTGGTGAAACAGCACTCTTCATAACTGCACCAAAGAAGCTGGAAGCACTGAGTGGATCTTGTTTGCAAATCCCATGTAGCTTCAGACCCAAAGAAGAACAGAAATTTATCACCACTAGAAAAACCTTTGGAGTGTGGATAAAAAATGATTCTAGATTTGGCAAAAATCCAAACAATGTGATCTTCAACAGTAGTGGAGCAGTTAGCATCTATCCAATGAGTATTACTGGGAACCTGAGTCAGAGAGACTGCACCACTCTGTTTACTAATTTAACCACAAACTACACAGACACATACTTCTTCAGAGTAGAGAGTGAAACATTTAATGCAACAGCTTCTTGTGATCCTCTTCAAATAACAGTCAGAG ATTCTCCTTGGAGGCCCAATATTACAATCCCAGGTGATCTGAAGGAGAAGGAGTCTGTCAATATaacctgctcagctctcactccCTGTCCACACTCCCCTCCTCAACTCACCTGGAATCTCACACAAGACTCTCACAACAAAATAGAGGAAAACACAGATGGAAGCTTTACAACTAAAATCCAGCAGACCATCACTCTGTCagacacacatgatggaaagaagatcagctgctctgccagaTATCCTGTGAACCAAGGAAAAGACACcaagacagcagagacagaagagACTCTCAGTGTTTCAT ATGCTCCTAAAGACACCTCAGCATCCATCAGTCCATCAGGTTTGGTGTCAGCAGGCAGCTGGGTGAAGCTGACCTGCTCCAGCAGAGCCAAACCTCCAGTCAGCAGCTTCACCTGGTTCAAGAAGAGCAGAGATGGAGCTGTGAAAGTATCTGAAGGAGAGATTTACAGCTTCAATGTAACAGATGGAggagtttattactgtgtggCCACTAATGATCTGGGTAATCAGACATCAGGAGTGATTAACGTGACTGTTGGAGGTAAAGATAAATGCTGA